In one Leishmania panamensis strain MHOM/PA/94/PSC-1 chromosome 14 sequence genomic region, the following are encoded:
- a CDS encoding ras-like small GTPase, putative (TriTrypDB/GeneDB-style sysID: LpmP.14.1150), which yields MEKDMLSLYPSHLQERRASGPPVLHVNVLCGLSNEDITSSSFVATIGRSSSTGVGTLNRVNPTSSIPASATAFASRRARNGSLSPLRSFPSSSAANGTSPVQSSTLAKPVLDLSQVRCIPIDQWVPDAHVVNCMAPDCGNSFSLFNRKHHCRMCGRVFCSSCCNNLVYIPAAVAQNAASSSTDGMAMGSCTATSYTPVSSAITSELQQFHRACARDGSAPLNGMRRGLQSPVTSSPDLFPATSMTLHHGSLVVCGEGNGSLPSSALNSVVAMTTAPSPSFPSTQTAAPCRVCASCSYEVQLVVSTRQENGEPRRRSRGELKMIQRVLLVNIMTFLTLRDLANVSLVSADFYFMSRDNIIWYQYNMTRWAQESELPRLSSLKSHAEASRTQQQKGLSWYASSSGSAARSSLAEDMFNSAPVIQDAAALSESEAAKRVISLHARYSYTQFLDFARRQEMARCEGLSSFSLGARILLSSPIRVALVGPCGIGKTASVRAFLGEKLSQMVVRPTIGFERRAVTVRLARGLSTEAVLHIYDLSGADRYRELRRFVCRHCHAIGLCYDPSRKMTLVQAADIMMELEGALGPQSVVVCGLVRQPPRASSSGSVPLDCHKADPTHLSATMAALHLSTLPKRESQSLQSLPVDPAVPVSTGALTGELMLATPLCGVSNGTKTPFQSSSSSTSITARLSGVTAESNGDQSDDRLQANTATSTMALLRAVPLSSTTPAPALPPFTTATSSGGSLEVSAEDAVGITVRGHSSIQCPLLHPTPFFEAVVQSVLDRLVEATVASTSTISEISAVLAMQSGGSGRRNSSTCSAGSLSAGSAPRSTIQASSVRRRPHASRAIVQDLLNLTMQPCALDILLDRK from the coding sequence ATGGAGAAGGATATGCTGTCGCTATACCCGAGCCACCTGCAAGAGCGACGGGCCAGCGGTCCTCCTGTGCTGCACGTGAACGTGCTTTGCGGACTATCGAACGAGGATATAACCTCCAGCTCGTTTGTGGCCACCATCGGCCGTTCATCATCGACTGGTGTGGGCACCCTCAACCGCGTCAACCCTACAAGTAGCATACCGGCGTCTGCGACTGCGTTCGCATCTCGTAGGGCTAGAAATGGCtcactgtcgccgctgcgctcgTTCCCCAGCTCGAGCGCGGCGAATGGCACCAGCCCTGTGCAATCCTCCACATTGGCGAAGCCCGTCCTGGACTTGTCGCAGGTGCGCTGCATCCCCATTGACCAGTGGGTACCGGACGCACACGTCGTGAACTGTATGGCGCCGGACTGCGGCAAcagcttctccctctttaaCCGCAAGCATCACTGCCGTATGTGTGGGCGCGTTTTCTGCTCCTCGTGCTGTAACAATCTCGTCTACATACCGGCCGCCGTTGCGCAGAACGCGGCAAGTAGCTCGACTGATGGGATGGCGATGGGCAGCTGCACGGCGACGAGCTACACGCCAGTGAGCTCTGCTATTACTTCCGAGCTTCAGCAGTTTCAccgcgcgtgcgcgcgtgatGGCAGTGCGCCTTTAAACGGGATGCGGCGAGGATTACAGTCACCCGTAACATCGTCGCCAGACTTGTTCCCTGCGACAAGCATGACGCTGCATCACGGCTCTCTGGTAGTCTGCGGCGAGGGAAACGGAAGTTTACCGTCTAGCGCGCTGAACTCTGTCGTGGCGATGACAACAGCGCCGTCTCCATCGTTTCCGTCCACGCAAACCGCGGCGCCatgccgtgtgtgtgccagctGCTCCTACGAGGTACAACTAGTGGTGTCTACTCGCCAGGAAAACGGCGAGCCGCGCCGCCGTAGCCGTGGTGAGCTCAAGATGATTCaacgcgtcctcctcgtcaacATCATGACCTTCCTGACGCTACGCGACTTGGCGAATGTGTCGCTTGTCTCGGCCGACTTCTACTTCATGTCCCGCGACAACATCATTTGGTACCAGTACAACATGACGCGGTGGGCGCAGGAGAGCGAGCTGCCACGGCTGTCCTCGCTCAAGTCACACGCTGAGGCGTCTCGAACGCAACAGCAGAAAGGGCTCAGTTGGTatgcctcttcctctggtAGTGCAGCCCGCAGCTCTTTGGCAGAAGACATGTTCAACAGTGCACCGGTGATTCaagatgcagcggcgctctcggagagcgaggcggcgaagCGTGTCATCTCGCTGCATGCACGGTATAGCTACACCCAGTTCCTCGACTTTGCGCGCCGGCAGGAGATGGCGCGATGTGAAGGACTGTCGTCATTTTCTCTCGGTGCGCGTATCTTGCTGTCCAGCCCTATTCGTGTGGCGCTGGTGGGGCCGTGTGGTATCGGCAAGACAGCCAGCGTGCGCGCTTTCCTTGGCGAGAAGCTCTCACAGATGGTGGTGCGGCCGACTATCGGGTTTGAGCGGCGTGCCGTGACGGTGCGGCTGGCCCGTGGCCTCTCCACGGAGGCAGTACTGCACATCTACGACCTCAGCGGCGCTGACCGCTACagggagctgcgccgctttgTGTGTCGACACTGCCATGCCATCGGTCTCTGCTACGATCCATCGCGGAAAATGACATTGGTGCAGGCAGCGGATATAATGATGGAGCTCGAGGGTGCTCTGGGCCCGCAGTCAGTGGTGGTTTGCGGACTGGTTCGACAACCACCTCGTGCCTCAAGCTCGGGAAGCGTACCACTAGATTGCCACAAGGCAGACCCCACTCACCTCTCCGCTACGATGGCTGCATTACATCTCTCAACGCTGCCGAAGAGGGAAAGCCAAAGCTTGCAGTCGCTACCTGTCGACCCTGCTGTGCCTGTGTCCACGGGTGCTCTTACAGGCGAGTTGATGCTCGCCACACCTCTGTGCGGCGTTTCTAACGGTACTAAAACACCATTTCAATCCAGCTCCAGCTCTACAAGTATCACGGCTAGGTTGTCTGGTGTTACTGCAGAGAGCAACGGAGACCAGAGCGATGACAGACTACAGGCCAATACTGCGACATCGACGATGGCATTGCTGCGCGCAGTACCACTCAGCAGTACCacgcctgcgcctgcgctgcctccATTCACTACCGCCACCTCGTCCGGCGGCTCGCTCGAAGTGTCGGCCGAAGACGCGGTGGGCATAACCGTTCGTGGCCACTCGTCCATCCAGTGCCCGTTGTTACACCCCACCCCGTTCTTTGAGGCTGTTGTGCAGTCCGTGCTGGATCGTCTGGTGGAGGCGACGGTTGCAAGCACGAGCACCATATCCGAGATCAGCGCGGTGCTCGCGATGCAAAGCGGCGGAAGCGGTCGGAGAAACTCCTCGACGTGTTCTGCGGGCTCGCTAAGCGCTGGCAGCGCACCGCGGAGTACGATACAAGCCTCTTcggtgcgccgccgtccacACGCGTCGCGGGCGATTGTGCAGGACCTGTTGAACCTGACGATGCAGCCCTGTGCCCTGGATATCTTGCTGGATCGGAAGTAG
- a CDS encoding poly(A) polymerase, putative (TriTrypDB/GeneDB-style sysID: LpmP.14.1160), with protein MASAAATDKDFLAKKIVSADGPKGGEVVHDVSLGEWCITRIEPEEESNRRRSVLERIVNVVRVWIRHTMIAEFRMPEAAAAQVEGRIFATGSYRYNVHTSGSDIDMVLIAPSRITREHFFSTLAPRLKGEPWVTELHCIRESRVPIIAMVCDGIDIDLSFGSIRQDRVPEVITDDLLQGLDEQSVLSCNAVRVAHNIMDLVPNKAVFRQALRFVKAWGKARSIYSNTFGFPSGIGWAILTAFVCQCYPNQNAAGMITRFFRTYHTWFKPNPHETGTENRAIYLTESMRARTHLGRGWDPRESKSDAMALFPVLTPAVPYGNTCYNVTLTNLRQLCDEFQRGHDLLSNDLGMSAVEAEAKFGPFGVWSRVLEPAPFFGKFRHYLHIKVSCSDAEHYQAYADGVESRIRILWAGNASSRGHTLEDYRQLRLHLNPRRFEDPEEVQLRTRLASKASGAAAANHTRGSVGSRTTGQLSDSGSTLRGSPPMKDSTVSLGQTWLTANYFIGMTVDTKVSSAKIDLAPAIRTFHAVVRELRQYREGVTRLPVITVVDMTRIPTFVKEAAGYVEETEVAQEAQASSEVEEVRNSSNNTAASARTAKRDGTSLAATLSSTTITTAGDSTGTTASVTDPSVSEAGHSLYDGSAESGAASTIDGHVCKRAREQDGTDGRATVAAKAEESITAVDSGNGATNRTLVAENDDDLEQALGLDF; from the coding sequence AtggcctctgctgctgcgacggacAAGGACTTCTTGGCCAAGAAGATTGTCTCGGCGGATGGGCCGAAGGGTGGAGAAGTGGTGCACGATGTGTCTCTCGGCGAATGGTGCATCACTCGCATTGAgccggaggaggagtcgAACCGGCGACGGTCAGTACTCGAGCGCATTGTCAACGTGGTGCGGGTGTGGATTCGCCACACCATGATCGCCGAGTTCCGAATgccagaggcggcagcagcgcaagtcGAGGGCCGCATCTTTGCTACCGGTTCCTACCGCTACAACGTGCACACCTCCGGCAGCGATATTGATATGGTGCTGATTGCCCCCAGCCGCATCACTCGCGAGCACTTTTTCAGCACCCTGGCGCCACGGCTCAAGGGTGAGCCGTGGGTGACGGAATTGCACTGCATTCGCGAATCTCGCGTGCCGATCATTGCGATGGTGTGCGACGGCATCGACATCGATCTCTCGTTTGGGTCGATCCGCCAGGACCGCGTTCCAGAGGTAATCACGGATGACCTTCTACAAGGCCTAGACGAGCAGTCCGTGCTGAGCTGTAACGCTGTGCGAGTGGCGCACAACATCATGGACCTGGTGCCGAACAAGGCCGTCTTTCGTCAAGCACTGCGCTTTGTAAAGGCGTGGGGCAAGGCGCGGTCCATCTACAGCAACACCTTCGGCTTTCCATCCGGCATCGGCTGGGCCATCCTCACGGCGTTTGTGTGTCAGTGTTATCCGAACCAGAACGCTGCCGGGATGATCACCCGCTTTTTCCGCACGTACCACACGTGGTTTAAACCGAACCCGCACGAGACCGGGACCGAGAACCGCGCCATTTATCTCACCGAGTCCATGCGGGCCCGCACTCACCTTGGCCGCGGCTGGGACCCACGCGAGTCGAAGTCAGATGCCATGGCGCTCTTCCCGGTGCTGacgccggcggtgccgtACGGGAATACCTGCTACAATGTTACCCTCACCAACCTGCGCCAGCTCTGCGACGAGTTCCAGCGTGGGCACGATCTGCTTAGCAACGACCTCGGCATGAGCgcagtggaggcggaggcgaagtTCGGCCCGTTCGGTGTTTGGTCACGCGTGCTGGAGCCGGCCCCGTTCTTTGGCAAATTCCGGCACTACCTACATATTAAAGTCTCCTGCAGCGATGCGGAGCACTACCAGGCCTATGCCGACGGAGTGGAGTCGCGCATACGTATCCTCTGGGCCGGCAACGCCTCGTCACGTGGCCACACGCTGGAGGACTAccgccagctccgcctgcACCTGAACCCGCGCCGATTCGAGGACccagaggaggtgcagctgcggacACGGCTGGCAAGCAAAGccagtggcgcggcggcggcgaaccACACTCGTGGCAGCGTCGGCTCTCGCACCACTGGGCAGCTTAgtgacagcggcagcactcTCCGTGGTAGCCCTCCCATGAAGGACAGCACGGTCTCCTTAGGTCAGACTTGGCTTACGGCAAACTACTTCATCGGTATGACCGTCGATACGAAGGTGTCCTCGGCCAAGATCGACCTCGCACCCGCAATCCGCACCTTTCACGCCGTTGTTCGCGAGCTTCGTCAGTACCGCGAGGGCGTCACGAGGCTGCCGGTGATAACGGTGGTGGACATGACGCGGATACCGACCTTCGTTAAGGAAGCAGCAGGGTACGTGGAGGAGACAGAGGTGGCCCAGGAGGCGCAGGCCTCtagcgaggtggaggaggtgcgcaacagcagcaacaacactgCCGCGTCTGCACGCACGGCAAAACGTGACGGCACTTCCTTGGCTGCGACGTTGTCATCGACGACGATCACGACGGCGGGCGACTCCACCGGCACGACAGCGAGTGTGACTGACCCCTCGGTGAGCGAGGCAGGTCACAGTCTTtacgacggcagcgcagagagCGGTGCGGCGTCGACCATCGACGGCCACGTATGCAAGCGCGCACGCGAGCAGGACGGCACAGATGGCCGCGCTACCGTGGCGGCCAAGGCAGAGGAATCGATAACAGCTGTTGATAGCGGCAATGGTGCGACTAACAGGACACTGGTGGCGGAAAACGACGACGACCTTGAGCAGGCGCTTGGCCTGGACTTTTAG
- a CDS encoding carbohydrate kinase, putative (TriTrypDB/GeneDB-style sysID: LpmP.14.1170): MLSRISERCTAVTGLEQVLCRHVWSAAWLRDAEPAAAASQSIDLSCLMERAGLAAYDVFASLYASQRHWLILVGSGNNGGDGYVIARHAREAGRKVTVLSMPHSKPLPTEATNAQHAWQAVGGTETMINPGTSLHLPTDVDLVVDGLLGTGISGPPRKHYEEVIRHINALPVPRVAIDIPSGLNAETGEAAGACVKADHTATFICLKPGLLTGQARDYVGQLHYRSLGLEEWMIAAERMDAALCRRVALGDVYGYFSTRRSAVAHKGSCGKVVLIGGDHGFGGAILMSAEACLTIGAGLTRVLTRPEYVAPLLTRCPEVMVIAVETETSGQLEQQMVEAFEWASTLAVGPGLGTGAYGQAALSAALRQAEMHQDKTLVLDADALNLLAERLHSKEVGAAVGAGKYLPVLPNSIITPHPGEAARLLACRVVDVEKDRLAAARRLAAVLGGTCLLKGPGTVVHCQSSGKTAIVDAGNAGMASGGMGDVLTGLLAGLAAQRMMHDTFDTTCAAALAHGVAADMVAAEDGRGTRGIRATELIPRIPFIVNASVPSSATQQRRSGL; the protein is encoded by the coding sequence ATGCTGAGCCGAATTTCTGAGCGTTGCACTGCCGTCACCGGCCTTGAGCAGGTGCTGTGCCGTCATGTGTGGAGCGCGGCGTGGCTACGTGATGCCgagccggcggcggccgccagTCAGAGCATCGATCTTAGTTGTCTTATGGAGCGCGCGGGCCTTGCCGCGTACGATGTCTTTGCCAGCCTTTACGCTTCACAGCGACACTGGCTGATTTTGGTTGGTTCAGGCAACAACGGAGGTGACGGGTACGTCATCGCGCGGCACGCCCGCGAGGCTGGAAGGAAGGTGACGGTGCTGTCGATGCCTCATAGTAAACCGTTGCCGACGGAGGCGACAAATGCTCAGCATGCGTGGCAGGCGGTTGGCGGCACCGAGACTATGATTAACCCCGGCACGTCGCTGCACCTACCCACCGACGTCGACCTTGTTGTGGACGGCTTGCTTGGCACCGGGATCTCTGGCCCCCCTCGTAAGCACTACGAGGAAGTTATCCGGCACATCAACGCTCTCCCTGTGCCGCGGGTGGCGATCGACATTCCCTCAGGCCTCAACGCCGAAACCGGTGAGGCTGCCGGCGCGTGCGTTAAGGCAGACCACACCGCTACCTTCATCTGCCTGAAGCCTGGACTGCTCACGGGGCAGGCAAGAGACTATGTCGGGCAGCTGCACTACCGCAGCCTCGGGTTGGAAGAGTGGATGATAGCGGCGGAGCGGATGGATGCCGCCTTGTGTCGCCGTGTGGCGCTGGGGGACGTCTACGGGTACTTCAGCACTCGGCGGTCGGCAGTAGCACACAAGGGCAGCTGTGGCAAGGTCGTCCTTATCGGCGGAGATCACGGCTTCGGGGGTGCCATTCTTATGTCGGCGGAGGCCTGCTTGACAATTGGGGCTGGGCTCACCCGCGTGTTGACTCGCCCCGAGTAcgtggcgccgctgttgaCGCGCTGCCcggaggtgatggtgatCGCCGTGGAGACGGAGACGAGTgggcagctggagcagcagatggTTGAGGCGTTCGAGTGGGCCTCTACGCTGGCGGTTGGGCCTGGGCTTGGCACCGGTGCGTATGGCCAGGCAGCCTTATCCGCTGCCCTGCGACAAGCTGAGATGCATCAGGACAAGACGCTGGTGCTGGACGCGGATGCACTTAACCTCCTCGCAGAGCGTCTTCACAGCAAGGAggtgggtgctgctgtcggggCTGGCAAATACCTGCCGGTACTGCCAAACAGCATAATCACCCCGCACCCTGGTGAGGCGGCTCGTCTGTTAGCCTGCCGCGTAGTAGATGTGGAGAAGGACCGCCTCGCGGCGGCTCGCCGTCTTGCCGCCGTTTTGGGTGGGACTTGCCTCCTCAAGGGCCCTGGCACAGTTGTACACTGTCAAAGCAGCGGGAAGACGGCAATCGTGGATGCCGGCAACGCTGGCATGGCAAGCGGTGGCATGGGTGATGTGCTGACGGGGCTGCTGGCAGGCCTCGCTGCACAGCGAATGATGCACGACACCTTTGACACGAcctgcgcagccgctctcGCGCACGGGGTCGCTGCAGATATGGTGGCTGCCGAGGATGGGCGTGGCACCCGCGGTATTCGAGCGACCGAGCTGATTCCCCGCATACCTTTCATCGTCAATGCGTCCGTTCCATCTTCTGCTAcccagcagcgacgaagtGGACTGTGA